In Pieris napi chromosome 2, ilPieNapi1.2, whole genome shotgun sequence, the following proteins share a genomic window:
- the LOC125056065 gene encoding uncharacterized protein LOC125056065 isoform X1: MSDEKRSNLIFSRNLLKQFLRMYKESPCLWDRRSPEYKQKKKRDEAISRLTKLVNEYDAKATRVHVCRKIESLRSCVRREYLKVQYSLRHAQNPNEVYEPCLWYYNLLSFVFEDTENKKVQWQSESEVIKESPEVITSDNYEESPIVYPNYTSDSIIEEQTPQNYYQDIYDKKIRGGELKDEYDAIGINVAAKLRALPANTRILAEKLINDVLYQAQTDSLSAFTVLTSPDPIKSETVI, translated from the exons ATGTCGGACGAAAAGCGAAGTAACTTAATATTCTCTAGGAATCTACTAAAACAATTTCTGCGTATGTATAAAGAATCGCCGTGTCTATGGGACCGTCGCAGTCCCGAGTACAAACAGAAGAAGAAAAGAGACGAAGCTATTTCTCGCTTGACGAAGTTGGTCAACGAATACGACGCAAAAGCAACAAGAGTGCATGTGTGTAGGAAAATTGAGAGTTTGCGATCGTGCGTACGACGGGAATATCTTAAGGTGCAGTATAGCTTACGTCACGCACAGAACCCGAATGAAGTGTACGAGCCATGTCTTTGGTATTATAACCTGTTATCTTTCGTATTCGAAGATACAGAGAACAAAAAGGTGCAATGGCAATCG GAAAGTGAAGTGATAAAAGAAAGTCCGGAAGTCATAACATCTGATAATTATGAAGAATCACCAATTGTATATCCGAACTACACATCGGATTCCATTATCGAAGAACAGACCCCACAGAATTATTACCAGGATATTTACGATAAGAAAATACGTGGGGGAGAACTAAAGGATGAATATGACGCAAtag GAATCAACGTCGCAGCAAAGCTTCGCGCTCTTCCCGCTAACACAAGAATTTTGGCTGAGAAACTTATAAATGACGTCCTGTACCAGGCACAAACCGACTCCTTAAGTGCCTTTACAGTTTTGACATCCCCGGATCCAATTAAATCGGAaactgttatttaa
- the LOC125056065 gene encoding uncharacterized protein LOC125056065 isoform X2: MSDEKRSNLIFSRNLLKQFLRMYKESPCLWDRRSPEYKQKKKRDEAISRLTKLVNEYDAKATRVHVCRKIESLRSCVRREYLKVQYSLRHAQNPNEVYEPCLWYYNLLSFVFEDTENKKVQWQSESEVIKESPEVITSDNYEESPIVYPNYTSDSIIEEQTPQNYYQDIYDKKIRGGELKDEYDAIAVYNFEDDESGLISISPGLSSRSTRSYAFCLANYNELF; this comes from the exons ATGTCGGACGAAAAGCGAAGTAACTTAATATTCTCTAGGAATCTACTAAAACAATTTCTGCGTATGTATAAAGAATCGCCGTGTCTATGGGACCGTCGCAGTCCCGAGTACAAACAGAAGAAGAAAAGAGACGAAGCTATTTCTCGCTTGACGAAGTTGGTCAACGAATACGACGCAAAAGCAACAAGAGTGCATGTGTGTAGGAAAATTGAGAGTTTGCGATCGTGCGTACGACGGGAATATCTTAAGGTGCAGTATAGCTTACGTCACGCACAGAACCCGAATGAAGTGTACGAGCCATGTCTTTGGTATTATAACCTGTTATCTTTCGTATTCGAAGATACAGAGAACAAAAAGGTGCAATGGCAATCG GAAAGTGAAGTGATAAAAGAAAGTCCGGAAGTCATAACATCTGATAATTATGAAGAATCACCAATTGTATATCCGAACTACACATCGGATTCCATTATCGAAGAACAGACCCCACAGAATTATTACCAGGATATTTACGATAAGAAAATACGTGGGGGAGAACTAAAGGATGAATATGACGCAAtag CAGTGTATAACTTTGAGGATGACGAGTCTGGCTTAATCAGTATATCTCCAGGTCTCTCCTCAAGGTCCACGCGATCCTATGCCTTCTGTCTTGCCAATTACAATGAGCTTTTCTAG